The following are encoded in a window of Brevibacillus sp. DP1.3A genomic DNA:
- the fsa gene encoding fructose-6-phosphate aldolase has translation MRFLIDTANVEEIREIHEWGVVAGVTTNPSLVAKEGRDFVETLKEILDIVDGPISAEVISTDAKGMIEEGEKLAALSKNIVIKLPMTAEGLKATKYFAKRKIRTNVTLVFSANQALLAARAGASFVSPFLGRLDDIGQDGMQLIEDIAEIFSVHGIDTEIIAASVRHPVHVTEAARRGSHFATIPAKVFKQLIAHPLTDSGLEKFLADWASMQK, from the coding sequence ATGCGTTTTTTGATTGATACAGCAAACGTTGAAGAAATCCGCGAGATTCACGAATGGGGAGTTGTAGCGGGCGTAACGACAAATCCGTCCCTGGTTGCCAAAGAAGGACGCGATTTTGTAGAAACCCTGAAAGAAATTCTCGATATTGTTGACGGTCCGATCAGCGCCGAAGTCATCAGTACAGATGCAAAAGGAATGATCGAAGAGGGAGAAAAGCTCGCTGCTCTCTCGAAAAACATCGTCATCAAGCTGCCGATGACCGCAGAAGGTTTGAAGGCAACCAAGTATTTTGCTAAACGCAAAATCAGAACAAACGTAACACTGGTGTTCTCCGCGAACCAAGCACTTTTGGCTGCGCGCGCAGGTGCGAGCTTCGTGTCTCCGTTCTTGGGACGCCTGGATGATATTGGTCAAGATGGCATGCAATTGATCGAAGACATTGCAGAAATCTTTTCCGTTCACGGTATCGACACCGAGATCATTGCGGCATCTGTGCGCCACCCTGTTCACGTAACGGAGGCAGCACGCCGTGGTTCTCACTTCGCTACCATTCCAGCGAAAGTATTTAAACAACTGATTGCCCATCCACTGACAGACAGTGGCTTGGAGAAATTCCTCGCTGACTGGGCAAGCATGCAAAAATAA
- a CDS encoding UDP-N-acetylglucosamine 1-carboxyvinyltransferase, whose product MDKLIINGGKPLAGTVTISGAKNSAVALIPAALLADGPVVIENLPRIQDVGIYHELLQEMGADVLFEEDWMEIDGRAMRLMLMPNGRIKKLRASYYLWGALLAKFGEAQVGLPGGCDLGPRPVDLHIKGFEAMGAEVENKNGVMTIRAQNGRLQGARIYLDLVSVGATINIMLAAAKAEGVTIIENAAREPEIVDVATLLNNMGANIKGAGTDMIRIQGVERLRGCRHTIIPDRIEAGTYMIAAAATNGNVMVENVIPKHLESVTAKLREIGAQVVEQDDSIQVIGHDSYRSIDVKTSPYPGFPTDLQQPITTLLTLAKGSSIVTDNIYSSRFRHVDELRRMGASLKIEGRSAVIEGGSKLNGAKVVASDLRAGAALFIAGLATNGTTELEGLEHIDRGYENLVGKLQALGADITRVGLQSMENHQR is encoded by the coding sequence ATGGATAAGCTGATCATCAACGGTGGAAAACCGCTCGCGGGGACGGTGACCATCAGCGGAGCAAAAAACAGCGCAGTCGCACTCATTCCAGCAGCGTTGCTGGCAGATGGACCCGTTGTTATTGAGAATCTCCCCCGTATTCAGGATGTAGGTATTTATCACGAGCTCTTGCAGGAAATGGGAGCTGACGTGCTGTTCGAAGAAGATTGGATGGAAATCGATGGACGCGCTATGAGGCTGATGCTCATGCCAAATGGTCGTATCAAAAAGCTTCGTGCCTCGTACTATTTGTGGGGAGCGTTGCTCGCCAAGTTCGGTGAAGCGCAGGTTGGCTTGCCAGGTGGCTGTGATTTGGGCCCACGTCCAGTAGATTTGCATATCAAAGGCTTTGAAGCGATGGGCGCCGAAGTGGAGAACAAAAACGGCGTCATGACCATCCGTGCCCAAAATGGACGGTTGCAGGGTGCGCGAATTTATCTCGATCTGGTCAGTGTTGGTGCGACCATTAATATCATGCTGGCTGCTGCCAAAGCAGAGGGTGTGACAATTATTGAAAACGCTGCTCGTGAGCCTGAGATCGTCGATGTAGCGACCTTGCTCAACAACATGGGAGCAAACATCAAAGGCGCCGGAACGGACATGATCCGCATTCAAGGCGTAGAACGCTTGCGCGGATGCCGTCATACGATTATCCCCGATCGAATCGAAGCGGGGACGTACATGATTGCGGCAGCGGCTACGAACGGCAATGTGATGGTGGAGAATGTTATTCCGAAGCATTTGGAGTCTGTAACGGCCAAGTTGCGCGAAATCGGTGCGCAAGTGGTAGAGCAGGATGACAGTATTCAAGTCATCGGACATGATTCTTATCGATCAATCGATGTGAAAACAAGTCCGTATCCGGGCTTTCCAACGGATCTCCAGCAGCCGATCACGACCTTGCTGACTCTTGCCAAAGGCTCAAGCATCGTGACGGACAATATTTACAGCTCGCGCTTTCGACATGTAGATGAACTGCGCCGTATGGGAGCTTCCTTGAAGATTGAAGGAAGATCCGCTGTCATCGAAGGCGGAAGCAAACTGAATGGTGCCAAAGTGGTAGCTTCGGATTTGCGTGCGGGAGCAGCTTTGTTCATTGCTGGCTTGGCAACGAACGGCACGACAGAATTAGAAGGACTCGAACATATAGATCGTGGCTACGAAAACTTGGTGGGCAAGCTGCAAGCCTTGGGTGCCGATATTACTCGGGTAGGCCTGCAAAGCATGGAAAACCACCAGCGTTAA
- the glpX gene encoding class II fructose-bisphosphatase — MERSLTLELVRVTEAAALASASWMGLGKKDEADDAATTAMRNEFMKVPMDGIVVIGEGEMDEAPMLYIGERLGQGVAPAVDVAVDPLEGTNILAKGTWGAISVIAIADRGNLLHAPDMYMEKMAVGPKAVGKVDINAPVRDNLKAVAQAQGKDISDLVAIVLDRDRHSKVIHEIREAGARIRLISDGDVAAAINTAFPDTGVDILFGSGGAPEGVLAAVALKCLGGEIQGKLLPQNEDEIKRCVKMGLTNPHQVLFMDDLVKGDDAIFAATGVTDGELLKGVRFQGTRATTNSVVMRAKTGTVRFIEGNHRLERNPSNGL; from the coding sequence ATGGAACGCAGTTTAACACTTGAACTGGTACGTGTGACTGAAGCAGCTGCTTTGGCTTCTGCCAGTTGGATGGGTCTCGGAAAAAAAGATGAGGCTGACGATGCGGCAACGACCGCAATGCGCAATGAATTTATGAAAGTACCGATGGATGGCATCGTAGTTATTGGTGAGGGCGAAATGGACGAAGCCCCAATGCTGTACATTGGTGAGCGTTTGGGCCAGGGAGTGGCTCCGGCAGTCGATGTGGCTGTTGACCCTTTGGAGGGAACAAATATCCTCGCAAAAGGTACATGGGGAGCGATTTCGGTCATTGCCATTGCAGACCGTGGAAATTTATTGCATGCTCCTGACATGTATATGGAGAAAATGGCAGTAGGGCCTAAAGCAGTCGGCAAAGTCGATATCAACGCACCGGTTCGTGACAACCTGAAAGCGGTAGCGCAGGCACAGGGGAAAGATATCAGCGATTTGGTCGCTATTGTGCTTGACCGAGATCGTCACTCTAAGGTGATTCACGAAATTCGTGAGGCAGGCGCACGTATTCGCCTCATCTCAGACGGAGACGTAGCTGCTGCGATCAATACCGCTTTCCCGGATACAGGTGTAGACATTTTGTTCGGTTCTGGAGGAGCTCCTGAAGGTGTTCTGGCAGCTGTTGCCTTGAAATGCCTCGGGGGAGAAATTCAGGGCAAGCTCTTGCCACAAAATGAAGATGAGATTAAACGCTGTGTCAAAATGGGATTGACGAACCCTCATCAAGTGCTGTTCATGGATGATTTGGTGAAAGGTGATGACGCCATTTTTGCAGCGACAGGTGTAACGGATGGCGAGTTGCTCAAAGGGGTTCGCTTCCAAGGAACTCGTGCGACGACCAATTCCGTGGTTATGCGTGCAAAAACCGGAACGGTACGTTTCATTGAAGGGAACCACCGCTTAGAACGCAATCCGAGTAACGGATTGTAA
- the rho gene encoding transcription termination factor Rho, which translates to MLLSELEEKKLTDLYKLAKEYHIPYYSQLKKKELIFAILRARAERDGLMFMEGVLEILPEGYGFLRPINYLPSSEDIYISQSQIRRFDLRMGDVVSGKARPPKENERYFGLLQVEAVNGEDPETAAERLHFPALTPLYPQTKLVLETAPARVSTRLMDLLSPVGLGQRGLIVAPPKAGKTMLIKEIANSITESRPDIHLFVLLIDERPEEVTDMQRSVKGEVVASTFDELPENHIKVAELVLERAKRLVEHKKDVVILLDSITRLARAYNLVIPPSGRTLSGGIDPAAFHRPKRFFGSARNIEEGGSLTILATALVETGSRMDDVIYEEFKGTGNMELHLDRKLAERRIFPAIDIRRSGTRREELLLTKEELDKLWMIRKNMNETNEFVDSFIKKLADTKTNEEFLQTLESKQQGRGKAASTTVSS; encoded by the coding sequence ATGTTACTTTCTGAACTAGAAGAAAAGAAGCTGACCGACCTCTATAAGCTGGCCAAGGAATACCATATTCCGTACTACTCCCAGCTGAAGAAGAAGGAATTGATTTTCGCGATTCTTCGAGCACGTGCGGAGCGGGATGGTCTCATGTTTATGGAGGGGGTTCTCGAAATATTGCCGGAGGGATACGGCTTCCTCCGCCCCATTAACTATCTCCCCAGCTCGGAAGATATCTACATCTCCCAGTCGCAGATTCGCCGTTTTGATCTGCGGATGGGGGATGTGGTATCAGGAAAAGCAAGACCACCGAAGGAGAATGAACGTTATTTTGGACTCCTTCAAGTAGAGGCAGTGAACGGAGAAGACCCTGAGACAGCTGCAGAGCGTCTGCATTTCCCCGCATTGACACCGTTGTATCCTCAAACCAAGCTTGTACTGGAGACAGCCCCTGCACGTGTTTCCACTCGCCTGATGGATCTTCTCTCTCCTGTTGGACTGGGTCAGCGTGGATTGATTGTGGCTCCGCCAAAAGCGGGGAAAACCATGCTGATCAAAGAGATTGCCAACAGCATTACTGAAAGCCGTCCGGATATCCACTTGTTTGTCTTGCTCATTGATGAGCGTCCGGAAGAGGTGACAGATATGCAGCGATCTGTCAAAGGAGAGGTAGTTGCCTCAACTTTTGACGAGTTGCCTGAGAATCACATCAAAGTTGCTGAGCTTGTCTTGGAGCGTGCGAAGCGACTGGTTGAGCACAAAAAAGACGTGGTGATCCTGCTGGATTCCATTACACGTCTCGCGCGTGCCTACAACTTGGTTATTCCTCCAAGTGGTCGAACGTTGTCCGGTGGTATTGATCCGGCAGCCTTCCATCGTCCTAAGCGCTTTTTTGGTTCAGCGCGGAACATTGAAGAAGGCGGCAGCTTGACCATTTTGGCTACGGCTTTGGTTGAGACTGGCTCTCGTATGGACGATGTGATCTATGAGGAGTTCAAAGGAACCGGAAACATGGAGCTTCATTTGGATCGCAAGCTGGCCGAGCGCAGAATTTTCCCGGCGATCGATATCCGCCGTTCGGGTACGCGCCGCGAAGAGCTTCTGCTCACCAAAGAAGAGCTGGATAAGCTGTGGATGATCCGGAAGAACATGAATGAAACAAATGAGTTTGTAGACTCCTTTATTAAAAAGTTGGCAGATACAAAAACAAACGAAGAATTTTTGCAAACCCTTGAGTCAAAGCAACAGGGCAGAGGGAAAGCAGCTAGCACGACGGTGAGTTCATGA
- a CDS encoding M23 family metallopeptidase: MEYVQVSAPVESQMEAKKAVVEQALFQAFNPYASLAAPAPATKGNSVMYAVRQGDTLSGIAQRYGLSLKNLVEANGLTNPHLLSVGMKLIIKRDEVGHMVKRGETLDYIARRYGVSRESLIERNPLLKWLSDNLYVGQVVYVPIAKGNPMLGNDPQQKRSAVQAASRQVITRIRGGLSWPVREATLTSGFGARWGKEHKGVDLWNEQESKTPILAARAGVVVEAGANRSGYGRMVVIDHGDGLQTFYAHMRLLLVSPGQTVDAGEILGYMGQTGNSTGYHLHFEVRQDDVPINPLPYLGR; this comes from the coding sequence GTGGAGTACGTGCAAGTTAGCGCTCCGGTGGAGTCACAGATGGAAGCGAAAAAAGCTGTCGTGGAGCAGGCGCTATTTCAAGCGTTTAATCCCTATGCCAGTCTGGCTGCACCTGCACCAGCAACGAAAGGAAATTCAGTGATGTACGCTGTTCGGCAAGGAGATACACTATCCGGTATTGCCCAGCGCTACGGTCTTTCTTTAAAAAATCTGGTAGAGGCTAATGGCCTTACGAATCCCCATCTGTTAAGTGTGGGCATGAAGCTAATCATCAAGCGTGATGAAGTCGGACATATGGTGAAACGCGGAGAAACACTGGATTACATAGCAAGGCGGTACGGTGTAAGTCGGGAATCGTTAATCGAACGAAATCCACTGCTAAAATGGCTGTCGGACAACCTGTATGTAGGGCAGGTCGTGTACGTCCCCATCGCTAAAGGCAATCCGATGTTGGGGAATGATCCTCAGCAGAAGCGAAGTGCCGTTCAAGCGGCAAGTCGGCAAGTCATTACAAGGATTCGCGGCGGTCTAAGTTGGCCTGTCAGAGAAGCAACGCTTACAAGCGGATTTGGGGCGCGTTGGGGAAAAGAACACAAGGGTGTGGATCTGTGGAATGAACAGGAATCAAAAACCCCGATTTTGGCAGCGAGGGCAGGAGTTGTTGTGGAGGCAGGCGCCAACCGATCAGGGTATGGGCGGATGGTCGTGATTGATCACGGAGATGGCTTGCAAACCTTTTATGCTCATATGCGTCTCTTGCTCGTGTCACCTGGTCAAACCGTAGATGCGGGTGAGATATTGGGATACATGGGGCAAACGGGTAACTCTACGGGCTACCATTTGCACTTTGAAGTGCGCCAGGATGATGTGCCGATCAATCCACTTCCCTATCTTGGCAGGTAA
- a CDS encoding radical SAM protein produces MYLVYADEKGNVYDHPGLFAVARNGDILTEILEEELIPLPEGSTLVSLPDTEPIGMDPDTGEMVKLDGCTAVGALVPQGITRLLLPGYVKTNKESKLPLFGYSAVVWKDNRFWVTGRASDDIYKWDPLNFPMDELRQRVAKTLETFPQNRILNHLSHCALEYECLTASNNFFNRWEGSLPVSYTCNAGCYGCISEQPDDSGFPSPQTRMNFKPTEDELVEVMLHHLKSPESIISFGQGCEGEPSTMASIIVPAMRRVRETTDMGFININTNAGLTDHIKGIVDAGLDLMRVSIISAIDEHYNAYYRPRNYTLENVARSAEYAASKGVYTSINYLCFPGVFDREEEMEAMIEFIRRTGIKLIQLRNLNIDPESYLAMIPKAQGEVFGMKQAIEIYQQELPDVVIGSFTHIPPDQLQRRKNMA; encoded by the coding sequence ATGTATTTAGTTTACGCAGATGAAAAAGGCAATGTATACGACCACCCAGGTCTTTTTGCAGTGGCTCGTAACGGAGATATATTGACAGAAATTCTGGAAGAAGAACTGATCCCGCTCCCGGAAGGATCGACGTTGGTCAGTTTGCCGGACACCGAGCCGATCGGAATGGACCCTGACACAGGTGAAATGGTCAAGTTGGATGGCTGTACAGCAGTAGGCGCACTTGTGCCACAAGGAATTACAAGGCTATTGCTGCCAGGCTACGTGAAAACGAACAAGGAAAGCAAGCTGCCGTTGTTTGGGTATTCCGCAGTCGTTTGGAAGGATAACCGTTTCTGGGTAACGGGTCGGGCTAGTGACGATATCTACAAATGGGACCCGTTGAATTTCCCGATGGATGAACTGCGCCAGCGAGTGGCAAAGACGTTGGAGACGTTTCCGCAAAACCGCATTTTGAACCACTTGTCTCACTGTGCGTTGGAGTACGAATGCTTGACGGCCTCCAATAACTTTTTCAACCGCTGGGAAGGCAGCTTGCCTGTTTCCTATACCTGTAATGCCGGTTGCTACGGCTGTATTTCCGAGCAACCAGATGACAGTGGATTCCCTTCTCCACAGACGCGGATGAATTTCAAGCCGACAGAGGACGAGCTGGTGGAAGTCATGCTGCACCACCTGAAGTCACCGGAGAGCATCATCAGCTTCGGACAGGGCTGTGAGGGTGAGCCTTCTACGATGGCTTCCATCATTGTTCCTGCCATGCGTCGTGTACGGGAAACGACAGATATGGGCTTTATCAACATTAATACGAATGCGGGCTTGACGGATCATATCAAAGGCATTGTCGATGCCGGGCTTGATCTGATGCGCGTAAGTATTATCAGTGCGATTGACGAACACTATAATGCCTACTACCGCCCGCGCAACTACACGTTGGAAAATGTAGCGCGTTCTGCTGAGTACGCTGCATCCAAGGGTGTGTATACGTCGATTAACTACTTGTGCTTCCCTGGCGTGTTTGACCGCGAAGAGGAAATGGAAGCGATGATCGAGTTCATCCGCAGAACAGGCATTAAGCTGATTCAGCTGCGGAATCTGAATATCGATCCAGAGAGTTATCTGGCGATGATTCCAAAAGCGCAAGGCGAAGTATTCGGCATGAAGCAAGCCATCGAAATTTATCAGCAGGAGCTGCCAGATGTCGTAATCGGCTCGTTTACACATATTCCTCCAGATCAACTCCAGCGTAGGAAAAACATGGCGTAA
- the rpmE gene encoding 50S ribosomal protein L31 — translation MKQNIHPKYNVVTVSCACGNEFESGSVKQVLKVEICSNCHPFFTGKQKFVDAGGRVDRFKRKYNL, via the coding sequence ATGAAACAAAACATTCATCCTAAGTACAACGTAGTAACCGTTAGCTGCGCATGTGGTAACGAATTTGAATCCGGTTCCGTGAAACAAGTGCTGAAAGTGGAGATCTGCTCCAACTGCCATCCTTTCTTCACAGGAAAACAAAAATTCGTTGATGCAGGCGGCCGTGTAGACCGTTTCAAACGCAAATACAATCTGTAA
- a CDS encoding deoxyribodipyrimidine photo-lyase: MTAIVWFRRDLRLHDHAALHAARLTGDPIIPVYIVEDSLCRSAAVGDKRLHAHFAAIAALGDALAQLGGRLLIRHGNPQQVLCQLAQETGANKLFFNRDYAPEARKRDELVSEVLSSQGVLVHTCKDLILHEPGEIMTKQRTPYAVFTPYRRVWQTLPKDRPFPQPTRWNLFDRLKELASEPVPTVEAFGRKRPIGPEWEMEQFGELAARKRLQQFLDGDIYTYREQRDMPGVNATSRLSFALNAGTLSIRTVYHNVQEVLASARGEQVPSIEAFLTELIWREFYQQVLYFHPHTTDHAYLPQFEKVAWENRKDLFTRWCHGETGYPIVDAAMKQLNETGWMHNRLRMITASFLTKDLLVDWRWGMAYFAQQLVDFDEAANIGGWQWSASTGTDAQPYFRIFNPVTQGEKFDPDGGFVKKYLPVLREVPLQYIHKPWDMPEQIQEQAGCKIGFDYPIPCVDHAQRRKLAMALFQEAKDRHAKTE, from the coding sequence ATGACTGCTATAGTCTGGTTCCGTCGGGATCTGCGCTTGCACGACCATGCTGCTCTGCACGCAGCTAGGCTCACAGGTGATCCGATTATTCCTGTTTATATCGTGGAAGATTCGCTTTGTCGTTCTGCGGCTGTAGGAGATAAGCGACTGCATGCGCATTTTGCCGCGATAGCTGCACTCGGCGACGCTTTGGCTCAACTGGGAGGACGCCTCTTGATACGCCACGGCAACCCACAGCAAGTGCTTTGTCAATTAGCGCAAGAGACGGGTGCAAATAAGCTGTTTTTCAATCGTGATTATGCGCCAGAGGCTCGCAAGCGAGACGAGCTCGTGTCAGAAGTGTTGAGCAGTCAGGGCGTGCTTGTACATACATGCAAGGATCTGATTTTGCATGAGCCCGGGGAAATTATGACGAAGCAGCGGACACCGTATGCCGTTTTTACGCCTTATCGCCGCGTTTGGCAGACGCTCCCAAAAGACCGACCGTTCCCTCAGCCGACAAGATGGAATCTATTTGATCGGTTGAAGGAGTTGGCGAGTGAGCCTGTTCCAACTGTAGAGGCGTTTGGACGAAAACGACCGATCGGCCCCGAGTGGGAAATGGAACAGTTCGGGGAGCTGGCGGCACGTAAACGATTGCAGCAATTTTTAGATGGTGACATTTATACGTATAGAGAACAACGCGACATGCCAGGGGTGAACGCGACCTCCCGGCTGTCATTTGCCCTAAACGCAGGTACTCTGTCTATACGGACGGTGTATCATAATGTACAGGAAGTGCTTGCTTCCGCGCGGGGTGAACAGGTTCCCTCGATCGAAGCTTTTCTTACGGAACTCATATGGAGAGAATTTTATCAGCAGGTGCTTTATTTCCATCCACACACGACTGACCATGCCTACCTGCCACAATTTGAGAAGGTAGCTTGGGAAAACAGGAAGGACCTATTTACCCGTTGGTGTCATGGGGAGACGGGCTACCCGATTGTCGACGCTGCCATGAAGCAGTTGAATGAGACGGGATGGATGCACAATCGGCTGCGGATGATTACTGCCTCTTTTTTGACAAAGGATTTGCTTGTGGATTGGCGTTGGGGAATGGCCTACTTCGCACAGCAGTTGGTCGATTTCGATGAAGCAGCAAACATCGGGGGCTGGCAGTGGAGTGCTTCGACTGGTACCGATGCGCAGCCGTATTTTCGGATTTTTAATCCTGTCACACAAGGGGAAAAGTTTGATCCAGACGGGGGTTTCGTCAAAAAATATCTTCCCGTTTTGCGTGAAGTACCTCTACAATATATTCATAAACCGTGGGACATGCCGGAGCAAATCCAAGAGCAAGCAGGCTGTAAGATTGGCTTCGACTACCCGATTCCTTGTGTGGACCATGCACAAAGAAGAAAGCTGGCCATGGCCTTGTTTCAGGAGGCAAAAGACCGCCATGCAAAGACTGAGTAA
- a CDS encoding thymidine kinase: protein MAQLYFRYGAMNASKSIQLLTVAHNYEQSGKKVVVFTPAVDDRYGVGKVASRVGISREAIPISEETDLYQIVEAESVKPHCVLVDEAQFISRHHVDQLVRIVDKLGIPVIVYGLLKNFKNELFPGSAALLCEADKVEEIKTVCVYCNKKATHILKFKNGQPVYSGETIEIAGNDTYSSVCRKHYYTPPVAE, encoded by the coding sequence GTGGCACAACTATATTTTCGGTATGGAGCGATGAACGCTTCCAAATCCATTCAATTATTGACCGTTGCCCACAACTATGAGCAATCGGGGAAAAAAGTAGTAGTGTTTACTCCAGCAGTTGATGATCGTTATGGCGTGGGAAAAGTTGCTTCGCGTGTTGGGATTAGCCGGGAAGCAATTCCGATTAGCGAAGAGACCGATCTGTATCAAATTGTAGAGGCAGAGTCAGTCAAGCCGCATTGCGTGCTGGTTGACGAGGCTCAGTTCATCAGCCGCCACCATGTGGATCAGCTCGTCAGGATTGTAGACAAGCTGGGAATCCCTGTAATCGTCTATGGCTTGTTGAAAAACTTCAAGAATGAGCTCTTCCCTGGCAGTGCCGCCCTGTTGTGCGAGGCTGACAAGGTCGAAGAGATCAAAACCGTTTGTGTTTATTGCAATAAAAAGGCGACACATATTCTCAAGTTCAAAAATGGACAACCCGTCTACTCTGGGGAGACGATTGAAATTGCTGGAAATGATACGTACAGCAGCGTCTGTCGCAAGCATTACTATACGCCACCAGTTGCCGAATAA
- a CDS encoding sporulation protein, whose translation MRTQPIWRSSLVILGLVAFTSALTAGCGGNTAKQQGYSTDMRNTQHNMKVRGDQSGNTLQGRTPVAADRDPLMGRNQNPNMVTGQTNVRNTPVEVTNMERMAMSVKGVENARITLSDANAYVTLDLVHNITANQARTIEQQVISLLRERIPNYDFHLTSHDGYHR comes from the coding sequence ATGCGGACACAGCCTATTTGGCGAAGCTCGTTGGTCATTCTGGGCTTGGTGGCATTCACTTCTGCCCTCACCGCCGGCTGCGGAGGAAATACAGCTAAGCAACAGGGCTATAGTACGGATATGAGGAATACGCAGCACAATATGAAGGTCAGAGGGGATCAAAGCGGCAATACGCTGCAAGGTCGTACTCCTGTTGCTGCAGATCGAGACCCGCTAATGGGGCGAAATCAAAATCCGAATATGGTTACCGGTCAAACGAATGTGCGCAATACGCCAGTCGAAGTAACCAATATGGAGAGGATGGCCATGTCGGTGAAAGGTGTAGAAAATGCTCGCATCACACTCAGCGATGCCAATGCATATGTTACTCTTGACCTTGTGCATAACATCACTGCGAATCAAGCGCGTACCATCGAGCAGCAGGTCATTTCGCTTCTTCGTGAAAGAATTCCAAACTATGATTTTCACTTAACCTCGCATGACGGTTACCATCGCTGA
- the prfA gene encoding peptide chain release factor 1 → MFTRLSAVEERFEEVTNLLCDPDVISDTKRLRELSKEQSSLEETVTTYREYKSVVSQIDDAKAMLEEKLDDEMREMVKLELSELSARKEQLEDRLKILLLPKDPNDEKNVIVEIRGAAGGDEAALFAAVLFRMYTRFAERNAFKIEVLEASPTDIGGYKEIVFSLSGRGAYSKMKFESGAHRVQRIPATESGGRIHTSTATVLVLPEAEDVEVEVHEKDIRIDTFCSSGAGGQSVNTTKSAVRVTHIPTGIMVSCQDEKSQHSNKDKALRVLRARLYDFYMQQQNAEADATRKSLVGTGDRSERIRTYNYPQSRVTDHRIGLTLHRLESVLEGELDEVIDNLIMHEQTELLKSHAHSA, encoded by the coding sequence ATGTTTACACGCTTATCTGCAGTCGAAGAGCGTTTTGAAGAAGTAACGAATCTCCTATGTGACCCCGACGTCATTAGTGATACAAAACGCTTGCGTGAACTGTCTAAGGAACAATCTTCGTTGGAAGAGACGGTAACGACATACCGTGAATATAAATCAGTGGTGAGTCAAATCGACGACGCGAAAGCGATGCTGGAAGAGAAACTGGATGACGAGATGCGTGAAATGGTCAAGCTCGAACTCAGTGAATTGTCAGCACGCAAGGAACAACTGGAAGATCGCTTGAAGATCCTCTTGCTTCCAAAAGACCCGAACGATGAGAAAAACGTGATTGTGGAAATCCGCGGTGCTGCGGGCGGCGATGAAGCTGCACTGTTTGCAGCGGTGCTTTTCCGGATGTACACACGTTTTGCGGAGCGCAACGCTTTTAAAATTGAAGTGCTGGAGGCAAGCCCAACCGATATCGGCGGATACAAGGAAATTGTCTTCTCGCTGTCTGGTCGCGGTGCTTATAGCAAAATGAAATTCGAAAGCGGCGCGCATCGTGTGCAACGAATCCCGGCTACTGAGTCCGGTGGACGCATCCATACTTCTACTGCGACTGTACTGGTTCTGCCAGAAGCAGAAGACGTGGAAGTGGAAGTACACGAAAAAGATATCCGCATCGATACGTTCTGCTCAAGTGGTGCGGGCGGTCAGAGCGTTAACACGACCAAGTCAGCGGTTCGCGTAACGCATATTCCTACAGGGATCATGGTTTCTTGTCAGGACGAGAAATCCCAGCATTCCAACAAAGACAAGGCGCTGCGTGTATTGCGCGCACGTCTGTATGATTTCTATATGCAACAACAAAATGCGGAAGCAGATGCTACGCGCAAAAGCTTGGTGGGTACTGGTGACCGAAGCGAGCGCATCCGCACGTACAACTATCCACAAAGCCGCGTGACCGACCACCGCATCGGTCTGACCT